A region from the Benincasa hispida cultivar B227 chromosome 8, ASM972705v1, whole genome shotgun sequence genome encodes:
- the LOC120083712 gene encoding kinesin-like protein NACK1, whose translation MTIKTPATPASKTERTPASTPGGPRSKEEKIVVTVRLRPLSKKEQQAKDQMAWECIDDNTIVYKPQPQERQTQPASFTFDKVFSPASLTEAVYEEGVKNVALSALMGINATIFAYGQTSSGKTFTMRGITEKAVNDIYKHISNTPERDFTIRISGLEIYNENVRDLLNTESGRNLKLHDDPEKGTMVEKLVEETANNDQHLRHLISICEAQRQVGETALNDYSSRSHQIIRLTIQSTLRENSDCVRSFVASLNFVDLAGSERASQTHADGARLREGCHINLSLMTLTTVIRKLSLGKRSGHIPYRDSKLTRILQHSLGGNARTAIICTLSPALTHVEQSRNTLYFATRAKEVTNNAQVNMVVSDKQLVKHLQKEVARLEAELRTPDPKREKDLKIQQMEMEIEELKRQRDLAQSQVDELRRKLEEDQQGSNPIESARPPVKKCLSFTGALSQKVDSKDLGRGMISRQSMMRQSMMRQSSTAPFTLMHEIRKLEHLQEQLGEEANRALEVLQKEVACHRLGNQDAAETIAKLQAEIREMRSVRSEPKEVEVGSVIATNQSVGANLKEEITRLHSQGSTIANLEEQLENVQKSIDKLVMSLPSNYQQFMSSESTPKQKSYTKKKKLLPLASSNVANRQNFLRSPCSPSATSQQVLESDIENRAPENDDVISSEILLESEKETPTKSEEGGDVSSKESTPCYRRSSSVNMKKMQKMFQNAAEENVRSIRAYVTELKERVAKLQYQKQLLVCQVLELEANEAAGNKLDCDENTFVQDDDQVPWHVTFREQRQQIIELWDACYVSIIHRSQFYLLFKGDEADQIYLEVEMRRLTWLQDHLAEFGNASPAHFGDEPTISRSSSMRALKREREFLAKRLSSRLTAEERDALYIKWEVPLEGKQRRIQFVNKLWTNPHDPKHIQDSAEIVAKLVGFCEGGNMSREMFELNFVVPSDKRPWIMGWNPISNLLNL comes from the exons ATGACTATCAAAACTCCTGCAACACCAGCTTCGAAAACAGAGAGGACACCGGCATCAACACCTGGAGGACCTCGATCTAAGGAAGAGAAGATCGTTGTTACTGTGCGGTTAAGGCCTCTTAGTAAAAAGGAGCAGCAAGCGAAGGATCAAATGGCATGGGAGTGCATTGATGATAATACGATTGTGTACAAACCTCAGCCTCAGGAACGTCAAACTCAACCGGCCTCATTCACATTTG ATAAAGTTTTCAGTCCCGCTTCTTTGACTGAGGCAGTATATGAGGAAGGAGTAAAGAATGTTGCCTTATCTGCTCTAATGGGcatcaatg CCACTATATTCGCCTATGGGCAAACTAGTAGTGGAAAGACATTTACAATGAGGGGGATAACTGAGAAAGCAGTTAATGATATCTACAAACATATTAGTAAT ACACCCGAGAGAGATTTTACAATAAGAATTTCTGGACTGGAAATATACAATGAGAATGTTAGGGATCTACTGAATACAGAATCAGGTCGGAATCTAAAGCTTCATGATGACCCGGAG AAAGGTACAATGGTTGAGAAATTAGTAGAGGAAACGGCGAACAATGATCAACATTTGAGACATTTGATTAGCATCTGTGAGG CTCAAAGACAAGTTGGTGAAACTGCCTTGAATGACTATAGCTCTCGGTCACACCAGATTATAAGGCTG ACAATTCAAAGTACCCTACGAGAAAATTCAGATTGCGTTAGGTCTTTTGTGGCAAGCTTG AATTTTGTTGATCTAGCTGGAAGTGAGAGAGCTTCACAGACACATGCTGATGGTGCTAGGCTAAGAGAAGGCTGTCATATTAACCTTAGTTTGATGACGCTCACAACTGTGATCAGAAAGCTAAG TCTTGGAAAGAGAAGTGGTCATATACCTTATAGAGACTCAAAACTCACCCGCATATTGCAGCATTCGCTTGGTGGAAATGCACGAACCGCCATTATATGCACATTGAGTCCAGCCCTGACTCATGTTGAACAATCGCGGAACACTTTGTACTTCGCCACCCGGGCAAAGGAAGTGACTAATAATGCCCAAGTTAATATG GTTGTATCAGACAAACAATTGGTCAAACATTTACAGAAGGAGGTTGCCAGGCTAGAAGCAGAATTGCGGACTCCAGATCCAAAAAGGGAGAAAGATTTAAAAATCCAGCAG ATGGAAATGGAGATTGAAGAATTAAAACGACAAAGAGACCTGGCTCAATCTCAGGTTGATGAGCTCCGCAGAAAACTTGAGGAAGACCAGCAG GGTTCTAATCCAATTGAATCTGCCCGTCCTCCAGTGAAAAAGTGTTTGTCCTTTACTGGTGCATTGTCTCAGAAAGTCGACAGCAAGGACCTTGGCCGTGGTATGATATCAAGGCAGTCAATGATGAGACAGTCAATGATGAGACAATCATCCACTGCTCCTTTCACACTTATGCATGAAATTCGCAAGCTGGAACATCTCCAGGAGCAGCTTGGGGAGGAAGCTAATAGAGCCCTCGAAGTATTGCAAAAGGAGGTGGCTTGTCACAGACTGGGGAACCAAGATGCAGCAGAAACAATTGCCAAACTACAAGCTGAAATAAGAGAAATGAGATCAGTCCGTTCAGAACCAAAAGAGGTTGAGGTTGGGAGCGTTATTGCTACTAACCAGAGTGTAGGGGCTAATCTCAAGGAAGAGATAACACGGCTTCATTCTCAAGGTAGCACCATTGCCAATTTAGAGGAGCAGCTTGAAAATGTTCAGAAGTCTATCGACAAGTTGGTCATGTCTCTACCAAGCAATTATCAGCAGTTCATGAGCAGTGAATCGACCCCCAAACAAAAAAGTTATaccaaaaagaagaaattgcTTCCTTTGGCCTCAAGTAATGTTGCCAACCGGCAAAACTTTTTAAGATCGCCATGCTCACCTTCAGCAACTTCCCAGCAAGTACTGGAGTCCGATATTGAAAATAGAGCTCCTGAGAATGATGATGTCATCTCATCTGAGATTCTGCTCGAGTCTGAGAAAGAGACTCCCACAAAGAGTGAAGAAGGTGGAGATGTCTCATCAAAGGAGAGCACTCCTTGTTATCGAAGATCAAGTTCTGTGAACATGAAGAAGATGCAGAAGATGTTCCAAAATGCAGCAGAAGAAAATGTAAGAAGCATAAGAGCATATGTGACAGAATTGAAAGAACGTGTGGCTAAACTGCAATACCAAAAACAGCTACTTGTTTGTCAG GTCCTTGAGCTGGAAGCAAATGAAGCAGCTGGAAACAAATTAGATTGTGATGAGAACACATTTGTGCAGGATGACGACCAGGTTCCATGGCATGTAACTTTCAGGGAGCAAAGGCAGCAGATTATTGAGTTATGGGATGCTTGCTATGTCTCCATTATTCACAGATCTCAGTTCTACTTGTTATTCAAGGGCGACGAGGCTGATCAGATTTACCTGGAAGTTGAGATGAGGCGCTTAACATGGCTGCAGGATCACCTAGCGGAATTTGGCAATGCTAGTCCAGCTCACTTTGGAGATGAGCCAACAATCTCTCGCTCGTCAag CATGAGGGCATTGAAACGTGAAAGAGAGTTTCTTGCAAAGAGATTATCTTCTCGTTTGACAGCAGAAGAAAGAGATGCGTTGTACATTAAATGGGAAGTGCCGCTTGAAGGGAAACAGAGGAGAATCCAATTTGTAAACAAGCTCTGGACAAATCCTCACGACCCCAAGCATATTCAGGACAGTGCAGAGATAGTGGCAAAGCTTGTTGGGTTCTGTGAAGGAGGCAATATGTCCAGGGAGATGTTTGAACTCAATTTTGTTGTTCCTTCCGACAAAAGACCATGGATCATGGGATGGAACCCAATTTCAAACCTTCTTAATTTGTGA